GAGCTGAGCGCCGAGGACGGCAAGCTGGTCGTCCTGGCGCGGGGCGCGCGTGGCCGGGTGGGCGCCGTGGAGGGCGCGGCGGTCCGCGACCAGGACGGTCGGACGTACGCCGCGGCCAGCGTGTCGCTGCCCTCGTTGACGGTCACCGCGCTCCAGCTCGCGGTGGCGTCCGCGGTGGCGGCCGGCGCGACCCGGCTGGAGGCCGCCGTGGTGGTCACCGAGGCGTCGACGCTGGACGGGGCGGGGCACGCGGCGGTCCGCGACCTCGCCGCGGACGCACCGATCCACGTGGCTGCCCCGGACGGGTCCGTCCTGGGCACGGTGGTCGAGTGAGCGATCTCCAGCCGCGCCCCTACCGGGCCGGATTCGCCTGTTTCGTCGGCCGGCCGAACGCCGGCAAGTCGACGCTGACCAACGCGATCGTCGGGCAGAAGATCGCCATCACCTCGAACAAGCCGCAGACGACCAGGCACATCATCCGGGCCGTCCTGCACCGCCCGGAGTCCCAGCTCGTGCTGGTCGACACCCCGGGCCTGCACCGCCCCCGCACGCTGCTCGGCGAGCGCCTCAACGACCTGGTCCGGCAGACCTGGAGCGAGGTCGACGTGATCGGCCTCTGCATCCCGGCGGACGAGCCGATCGGGCGCGGTGACCGGTTCATCACCGGCGAGCTGGCCGAGCTGAAGGCCACCGTGCTGGCGGTGGTCACGAAGACCGACCTGGTGGACCGCAAGCGGCTGGCCGAGCAGTTGCTCGCGGTCAGCGAGCTGGGCGAGTTCGCCGAGGTGGTGCCGGTCAGCGCGGTCTCCGGGCACCAGGTCGACGTCCTGGTCGACGTGATGACCGGCTACCTGCCCGAGTCGCCGCAGCTCTACCCGGACGACATGCTCACCGACGACCCGGAGCAGGTGCTGGTGGCCGAGCTGATCCGCGAGGCCGCCCTGGAGGGCGTCCGCGACGAGCTGCCGCACTCCATCGCGGTGGTCGTCGAGGAGATGGTCCCCGAGGGGCAGCTCATGAAGATCTACGCCGACGTGTACGTCGAGCGGCCCAGCCAGAAGGCGATCGTGATCGGCCACCGGGCGAGCCGACTCAAGCACGTCGGCACCACCGCCCGCCGGCAGATCGAGGAGCTGCTCGGCACCCGGGTCTACCTCGACCTGCACGTCCGGGTGGCGAAGGACTGGCAGCGGGATCCGAAGCAGCTGCGCAAGCTGGGCTTCTGACGCCGAGGGCCGGGACGCGGCGCGTCCCGGCCCCCGAGCCCGTCCGGCGCATGATCGGTATCGGTCGGACGTATGGAAGATGTCACCTTCTGGTGGGTTCCCTTCTGTTTGGCGTGTTCGGCCCGGAGGGTAGGGGATAGGACAGCCCCCGTATCCCCGGACATAGATGCAGGCTGATGCGAAACCGATACCTGGACCTGCTCCGCTTCCTGGCCATCGTTCGAGTCGTCGTCTACCACGTCACCGGTTGGGCCACGCTGACCCTCGTCTTCCCGGCGATGTCGGTGATGTTCGCGCTCGCCGGCTCGCTGATGGCGGCCTCACTGCACCGCTGGGGACCGGGGGCGGTCGTACGCCGGTTGCGGCGCCTGCTGCCGTCGCTGTGGGTGCTCGCCGCCGTCTTCGTACCCGCCATGCTGCTCACCGGGTTGCCGCTGAGCCCGAAGGTGCTGCTCTGGCTCTTTCCCATCGCCGACCCGCCGGCCAACGGCTGGGGCGCGATCGCGCTCAGCGTGATCTGGTACCTGCGCGACTACCTCTGGTTCGTGCTCGCCTCGCCGGTGGCCCTCTGGCTGTTCCGGCGCGCCCCGGTGCCCACCCTGATGGCCCCGTACGCCCTGCTCGCGGCGGCCGAACTGGGCCTGCTCCCGGCGCTGCCGGTGGCGCTGCACCAGTTCGGGCTCTACTTCGGGGCCTGGCTGCTCGGCTTCGCCCACCAGGCCGGCATGCTGCGCCGCCTGACCAACCGGGTGCTGGTGCCGGTGGCGCTGGCCCTGGCCGCGGCCGGCGCGGCCTGGATCCTCACCCACCCCGGACCGCGCGGGTACGACCTGAACGACAACCCCCTGGGCAACGCCCTCTGGTCGGCGGCCTTCGTCCTCGTGCTGCTTGGCCGGGGGCCGGCGAGCGCGCCCTGGGTGGACCGCAGCGCCGCGTTCGGCCGGGTGGTGACCGTGTTCAACCGGCGGGCGCTCACCGTCTACCTCTGGCACATGCCGTTCGTGGTGGCGCTCACCCCGCTGGTCGACGTGGTGGGCTGGTCGCACCAGGACCCGCTCGGCCTGGCGATCCGGGTGGCGCTGGTCTTCGCGCTGGTCGCGGTGGTGACCGCCCTGGTCGGCTGGGTGGAGGACGTGGCGGCCCGCAGGCCGCCGGAGCTGGTCCCCGGCCGCGCCCGCCCCGCCCCGGCCACCGTCCACCCGCCCGCCGCCGGCAGGGCCGGCGAACCGGCCACCGGTCACCCGCCCGCCGCCGGGACGGTCGACGGACCGGTCACCGGGCGGGCGGCGGTGCCGGCGCCCCGCGCCGCGCGGGAGCCGGAGACCGTCGAGATCAGCGCTGGGTGACCGTCACGTTGCCGCTGCCGGTGGAGAGGTCGAGCACCAGCGTGGCGGACGGGTCGTCGGTCACGCCCAGTTCGGCGTCGCCGCTGTCGGTGCTGGAGCGGACCCGGTAGCGGCCCGCCGGCACGACCAGCTCGACGTTCCCGCTGGAGGCGTGCACCCGCGCCGAGGCGGGCGTCGTCAGGTCGACGGTGATGTCGCCGGAGCCGGCCTCGGCGTCCACCCCGCCGCCGAGGCGGTGCCCGGTGATGTCGCCGGAGGAGGTGCGCAGCGTGACCGCGGCGGCGACCTCGTCGACCTCGACGTTGCCGGAGCCGGTCTGCGCCCGGACGGGACCGCCGGCACCGGCCACCTGGATGTTGCCGGAGCCGGTCTCCGCGCGGACGGGGCCGCTGGAGGCGGTCACCCGGATGTTGCCCGAGCCGAGCCGCATCTCCACCGGGCCCACCCTGCTCAGGTCGACGTCACCGGAGCCGGTCTCGCCCTTCACGCTCACCCCGTCCGGGGCGGTGACCTCGTAGGAGACGCTGCACCGGGAGCCGCAGTCGGTGTCCAGCACCAGTTCGGTGCCCTTGATCTCGTACGTCGCGTCGGGTTCACCGCCCTGGTAGCGCACCACCCGCTTGATCCGCACCTCGTCCTGCGCGCCGATGGCGCGGACGGTCACGTCGCCGGCCCCCGGCAGCACCCGGATGCTGTTGATCCGGACCGCCTCGGTGTTGTCGTAGTCGAGCCGGCGGAAGGACAGGTTGTCGCACCCGGCGGCGACGATCAGGGTGGTGGCCGCAGCGAGCGCGGCGGCGGTGCGGTGCAGAGCCATGCGAGCACGCTACGAGGCGAGGCCCGCCCCACGCATCGGGGTTCCGCGCGCGGACACCCCGAGCTGACCCTGATTCCGCACCCCGAGAGAGAATGGTCCGATGGCCGGGTACCGCCGACAGCTCTACCGCGACGACGCGGTGGTCCTGCGCGTGCAGAAGCTCGGCGAGTCCGACCGGATTATCACCCTGCTCACCCGCCGGCACGGCCGGCTGCGCGCGGTGGCCCGGGGAGTCCGCCGCACCACCAGCAAGTTCGGTGCCCGGCTGGAGCCGTTCGGCCACGTCGACCTCCAGCTCGCCGGCGACCCGAAGGGCAACCTCGGCAGCTCGCTGCACACGGTCAGCCAGGTCGAGGGCATCGACCTCTACGGCAAGCGGTTCCTCGGCGACTATTCCCGCTACACGGCCGCCAGCGCGATCGCCGAGACCGCCGAGCGGCTCACCCCCGTCGAACGGGAGCCGTCGCTGCGGCTGTTCCAGCTCACCCTGGGCGCGCTGCGGGCGCTCGCCGAGGGCAGCCATGCCACCACCCTGGTGCTCGACGCGTACCTGCTGCGGGGCATGACGCTGGCCGGTTGGGCGCCGGCGCTGACCGCCTGCGCCGTCTGCGGCACGCCGGGGCGGCACCGGGCGTTCTCGGTGCCTGCCGGGGGCGCGGTCTGCCCGGACTGCCGGCCGCCCGGCGCGGCCCATCCCGCCCCGGCCACCATCGACCTGATGTCCGCGCTGACCAGCGGCGACTGGCGGGTCGCCGACGCCACCGAGACCGGCGTACGCCGGGAGTGCAGCGGCCTGGTCGCGGCACACCTGCAGTGGCACCTGGAGCGCGCGCTACGCTCGCTGCCGCTGGTCGACCGGGGCGCCCCGGCGGCCGGCCCGGTCCCGCCGCCGCGTGGCAGCGGGGCCGGTGCGGACGGCGTGAACAGGGGGAAGACCGAGTGATCCGATCGATGAGGGCCGGGCGTCGCGAGCCGGTGCCGCCGACACCGCACCCGTCGGGCGCCCGCCCGCCGGCGCTGCCCGCCGACGCGGTGCCCAAGCACGTCGCCGTGGTGATGGACGGCAACGGCCGGTGGGCCAAGGACCGCGGGCTGCCCCGCACAAAGGGCCACGAGGCGGGGGAGTTCTCCCTCTTCGACACGGTCGAGGGCGCCATCGAGCTGGGGATCCCCTACCTGTCGGCGTACGCCTTCTCCACCGAGAACTGGCGGCGCTCGCCGGACGAGGTCCGGTTCCTAATGGGCTTCAACCGGGACGTCATCCGCCGCCGCCGCGACCAGCTGGTCGACCTGGGGGTGCGGGTGGTCTGGTCTGGCCGGGCCGGCCGGCTCTGGAAGAGCGTCATCTCCGAGTTGCAGACGGCGGAGGAGATGTCCCGGGGCAACTCGACGCTGACCCTCCAGTTCTGCGTCAACTACGGCGGTCAGGCCGAGATCGCCGACGCCGCCGCCGCCATCGCCCGCGACGTGGCGGCGGGCCGGCTGGACCCGGAGAAGGTCAACGAGAAGACCGTCGCGAAGTACCTCTACCACCCGGAGATCCCCGAGGTGGACCTGTTCCTGCGTCCCTCGGGCGAGGAGCGGATCTCGAACTTCCTGCTCTGGCAGACCGCGTACGCCGAGCTGATCTTCCTCGACACACTCTGGCCCGACTTCGACCGCCGTCACCTCTGGTACGCCTGCGAGCTGTACGCGCAGCGGGACCGGCGTTTCGGCGGCGCGCTGCCCAACCCGGTCGCCCCGCCGCCCGCCTGAGGCTTACCGCCCGGTCGTACGGGGTACCACGGGTGGTCAGCAGCCACCGACGGAGGTGAACCCACATGATCCAGAAACGTATTGCCCAGTGGGCGATGATGGCCGTCGCCGTGCCGTTGGCGGCGGCGGGCGCGCGCCGGCTCAGCCACACGATCGAGGCCCGCCGCGGCCCGTCCGGCATGAGCCGCCTACTCACCAAGGGCGCCGACATGCTTCGCCCGCAGAAGGCCAAGCGTCGCCGCTTCTTCTGACCGTTTTCACCTAACCGTGACCTGACCCCGAACCCCCGACCCGCTCGCCGATCATGCAGTCGTGGTGCCCCGCGAAAGCCCCGCATCGGGGCGTTTCGCCCACCGAAAGTGCATGATCGACTCGTGGGTCGGGGGTTCGGCGTTTCGGGGGTGGGCCAGGGGCGGGGTGGTTAGGGTCGGGGTGGGCCTGTGGTTCCGGGTGGTCGCGGCGAGTCTCGGGGGTGGGGATGCGGGATCTTCGGGACAAGATGATCGTGGCCTTGGACGCCGCCGACCTCGGTGACCCGGTCCGCGCGCAGGTGGCCGAGATCTGTGCCGGGGTCGCCGAGCAGCACTGCCGGGAACTCGGCCACGCGGCGCAGCCGCGTTCCGGGGAGATCGGCGAGCTGGCCAGCGGCGAGCCGGCGCTCACCTGGGCGCCCACCGAGACCGGGCAGCGGGCCTGGTGACGGTCCCCGCGCCGGCCTAGCCGGGGAACCCGGCGGCCGGGTCCAAGCGACGGCCTGTGGTGTGGTGACCGCCCCCTCGCCGGTCGAGAGCCCGCAAGGCCACGGAGCGGGACGCGCTGGCCGTGCAGGTGCGCGAGCTGGCGCCCGGGAGATGCGGGCCGCCGTCGCCTGACGCCCACGGGAGCGGGCGGGGTCAGGCCTCGATCTCGGTGCGGTCGGTGGGCCAGCGGGTGTGGAAGGTGCCCTCGCGGTCCACGCGCTGGTAGGTGTGCGCCCCGAAGTTGTCCCGCAGTGCCTGGATCAGGGCGGCCGGCAGCCGCTGGGCGCGCAGCGCGTCGAAGTACGCCAGCGACGAGGCGAACGCGGGGACGGGCACCCCGGCCCGGGCGGCCTCGGCCACCACCCGCCGCCAGCTCGGCACGCCGTCGTTCACGGTGTCCGCGAACCACGGCGCCACCAGCAGCGTCGGCAGGCCGGGCCGCTCGTCGTACGCCTGGCGGATGCGGTCGAGGAAGCGGGCGCGGATGATGCAGCCGCCCCGCCAGATCGTCGCGGTGCCGCCCAGGTCGATGCCCCAGTCGTACTCGCGGGAGCCGGCGCGGATGTGGTCGAAGCCCTGCGCGTACGCGACGATCTTCGAGGCGAGCAGGGCGCGGCGGACGTCCTCGACGAAGGCGTCGGAGTCCTCGACCCGCCAGGTCGCGCCCGCGTCCGGGAACGCCCGGCGGGCCGCCTCGCGTTGGTCGGCGTGCCCGGAGAGCGACCGGGCGAAGGTCGCCTCGGCGATACCGGTGATGGGGATGCCCAGGTCGAGCGCGCTCTGCACCGTCCAGCGGCCGGTGCCCTTCTGCTCGGCGCGATCCAGCACGACGTCCACGAACGCCCGCCCGGTGGCCGCGTCCGTGTGCGCCAGCACGTCCGCGGTGATCTCGATCAGGAAGGACTCCAGCTCCCCGGCGTTCCACCCGCGGAAGATCTCCGCGATCTCCGCCGGCTCCGCGCCCAGTCCGGCCCGGATCAGGTCGTACGCCTCGGCGATGAGCTGCATGTCGGCGTACTCGATGCCGTTGTGCACCATCTTGACGAAGTGCCCGGCGCCGTCCGGCCCGATGTGCCGGCAGCACGGCACCCCGTCCACCTGGGCGGCGATCCGCTCGAAGATCGGCCCGAGCGTGCGGTACGACTCCGCGGATCCGCCCGGCATGATGCTCGGGCCGCGCAGGGCGCCCTCCTCGCCACCGGAGACGCCGGTGCCGACGAAGTGCAGGCCGTGGGCCCGCAGCGCCTCCTCCCGCCGGCGGGTGTCGGCGAAGTGCGCGTTGCCGCAGTCCACGACGATGTCGCCGGCGTCGAGCAGCGGGACCAGCTCGTCGACCACGGCGTCGGTGGGCCCGCCCGCCTTGACCATCACGATGACCGCCCGGGGCCGCTCCAGCGACGCGACGAAGTCGGCCATCGACTCGGCGGGCAGGAACGTCCCCTCGTCCCCGTGCTCCGCCACGAGGCTGCGGGTGCGCTCGGGCGAGCGGTTGTGCACCGCCACGGCGAAGCCGTTGCGGGCCAGGTTGCGGGCCAGGTTCCGGCCCATCACCGCCAGCCCGGTCACGCCGATCCGTGCCGTCGCCCGCCCGGCCATCCGTCCGCCCTCCGCCGTCGACACCCGCCGGTGCGACCGTATCGCGGGCGGGGCGGCCCGGAGGTCGTGTCGGGCGGCCCGTCACCACCACGTGGCGGCCGCGCCGGGGGTGACGGGGCTGGCCGACGATCCGCCGCCGGGCCGCCTCCACGGGGCGCGACCGGCCAACTGCGGGCCCCGCCGGTAATTCGGGTGCGCGCGAACGGTCGGGCGGTTAGCGTGTGGGCATGCGCAACTGACGCCCCACTTCCGAGCCGACCCGCCGCTGTCTCGCCGCGGGTCCGCGTGCTCCCGGGCGTCCGCATTCCGCACCCGCCGTCGAGGCGGCGGTGTTCCTCGTGGTCGATCCCGGGCAGCAGTCCCGATCCCGCCCGACCGTCGCGTGACGGTCGCCGAACGAGGCGGGTCCCCGTCACCGGACGTCGCTCCGGTGCGGGAGGACCCGCAGACCGAGGAGGCACCGGATGCCAGCCAGGCGCAACCCGAAGAAGTCCCGTACCACCGTCCCCACGCCGTCCGTCGCGGACCTGACGCCCGTCAACCTCGACGAGGTGGCGGTCGCGCCGGTCGTGCCGGCACTGCCGGTCGACCGGCCCGCCGCGCCGAAGGCCGGTCCGCCGGTCTCCGGCGTCGGCCGTTCCGGCCCGCTGCGCGACCAGAAGGCCGGGCAGGCCCGTCGGTACGCCTTCCGGCGCAGCTGACGGTGCCGGCCGGGTGGAGCCGTCGTCACCGGCGACTCCACCCGGCCCTTCCGCGCTCGGCCACCCGGACCGGCGACTCGGCCGGGCCCGTCCGCGCTCGACCACCCGCGCGCCGGCGACTCCGCCCGGTCCGTCCGCCGATCAACGGACGCCGTCAGCCGATCAACGGGCGGAAGGTGCCGAGCAGCACGCTGACGGTCAGCGCGGCCCCGGCGAGCACCGCCGCGCCGGCGATCAGCAGGCCGTCGGCGGCGACGAAGCGCTGCCGCCGGGCGACGGTGCGCGGGACCCCGGCGTCGAAGCCCCGGGCGTCCATCGCCACGGCCAGCCGGGTGCCCCGGCGGATCGCCCCGACGAGCAGCGCGAAGGCCGTCGACACGAACAGCCGCAGCTTCGCCAGCGGGTTGCGGCCGGCCTCGACCCCCCGGGCGCGACGGGCCATGGAGATCATCTGCCACTCCTGCCCCAACAGCGGCACGAGCCGGAACGCGGCCAACGCCCCGATGGCGAACCGGGCCGGCGCCTTCGCGTTCTGGATCAGCGCGTCCGCCAGGTCGGTCGGGTCGGTGGTGGCGAAGACGATCACGCCGGGCAGCGCCACCGCGAACATGCGCAGCACCAGGCCGAGCGCGGTGAGCAACACCCCGGAGGTGACCACCACCGGGCCGGCCTCGACCAGCACCCGGCCGGAGCGCTCGGCCGCGAAGAGCACCAGCGTCACCACCACGCCGACCGCGCCGACGAGCAGCGGCCAGGCCCGTCGCGCCAGCACCCGCAGGCGTACCCCGAACAGCGGCAGCAGGGCCAGCTCGACGGCGATCGCGATGGCCGGCGCCACCGGGTCGAGGGTGGCGATCAGGATGAACGAGAACACCAGCGCCGCGGCGAGCTTGGCCACCGGGTTGCGCCGGGCCAGCAACGCCTCCGGCGCGGCGACCGGCTCGAAACTGATCACGCCCGCTCCAGGGTGTGGCGGCGGTCTGGGTGGGTGACCGGTGCGGCGGTCCGGTCGCTGGTCACGGGCGCTCCAGGGTGAGGCGGCGGTCTGGGTGGGTGACCGGTGCGGCGGTCCGGTCGCTGGTCACGGGCGCTCCAGGGTGAGGCGGCGATCCGCCAGGGCGGCGACGAACTCCGCATCGTGGGTGACGGCGACCAGGCCGTGACCTGCGTCGCGCAGCTCGGCGAAGAGGTCCACCAGCTCCAGCCAGGTGCGCCGGTCCTGGCCGAAGGTCGGTTCGTCGCAGACGAGCAGGCGGGGCGCGGTGGCCAGGGCGGTCGCCACGCTCAGCCGCCGCGCCTCCCCGCCGGAGAGGGTGTACGGGTTGGCCGCCGCGAGCTTCGTCAACCGCAGCCGGGACAGCAGGCCGTCCACCGTGGCCCCGACCGCCGCCTCGGGCTGGCCGGTGCGGCGCGGACCGAGCGCCAGCTCGTCGAAGACGGTGTTGGTGACGAACTGGTGCTCCGGGTCCTGGAAGACCGAGCCGATCCGGCGGGCCAGTGCCGGGGCGCGCCAGCGGTGCGGGGGCGTGCGGGCGTCGCCACCGGCCAGTGCCGTCGTCGCCGTGACCCGGCCGACCCCGGGCTTGAGCAGGCCCCCGAGCAGCAGGGCGAGGGTCGACTTGCCGGCCCCGTTGGGCCCGAGGACGGCGAGCGCCTCGCCGGCGCGTACCGCCAGGTCGACGGGGGCCAGCCGGGGCGGCAGGCCGAGCCGGTCGGCGGCGAGCAGCACGTCGCCGGCCGGCGTGGTCGCGTGGCGGGGCGGTACCGGGCGGCCGGGCACCCAGACGCCCTCGTCGGCGAGCGCGTCGCCGTGCGTGCCGAAGACGGCCTCGGGCGTGCCGTCGGCGCGGACGCCGCCGCCGGGTTCGAGCACGACCACCCGGTCGACCAGGGGCAGCGCCTCGGCGACCCGGTGCTCGACCAGGATCAGCGTGGTGTCGGCGTCCAGCGCGCCGGCCACCGCCGCCCGGATCAGCGCCGCGCCGGTCGGGTCGAGGTTGGCGGTCGGCTCGTCGAGCAGCAGCAACCCGGGGCGCAGGGCCAGCACGCCGGCCAGGGCGAGCCGCTGCTGCTCGCCGCCGGAGAGGGCGGCGGTGGGGCGGTCCCGGGGGTACGGGAAGCCGACCCGCATCAGCGCCTCGTCGACGCGGGGCCAGATCTCCCCGGCGGGGGTGCCGCGGTTCTCCAGCCCGAACGCCACGTCGTCGCCGCTGCGGGCCATCACGAGCTGGGTCTGCGGGTCCTGGAAGACGATGCCGACCCGCTCCCGGCCCTTGCGGGGGTCGAGCCCGTCGATCTCGACGGTGCCCTCCTGCTCGCCCGAGTCCTCGGGCAGCAGCCCGGCCAGCGCGGCGAGCAGCGTGCTCTTGCCGGCCCCGGAGGGGCCGAGTAGCAGCACCCGCTCGCCAACCTCGACGCGCAGGTCGACCCCCCGTACGGCCCACGCCCGCCGCCCGGCGTGCCGCCACCCGAACCCCCGCAACGTCACCGCCCCCACCGCAACCCCTCCCTCCCGGCCCGCCCGCGAGCGTCGATCATGAGGTTGGCGGCAGCCACGGAGATCCACATCGCCGTCAACCTCATGATCGACCTCGATCTCGGTGGGGGGTGGGGGCGGGGTCAGACGGGGGTGCGGTCGCGGGCGGCGGGGAAGCGGTCCAGGGCCCCCGTGGTGGCCAGGGCGCGGGTCAGGGCCCAACCGCCGGCACCGGCGACGACGGTGGCGCTGACGATGGTGAGCAGGGCGTACGGGATCCGGTAGCTGCCCAGGGCGTACTCGCTGTTCCAGACGAAGAAGTCGAACAGGGCGGCGCCGAGGCCGGTCAGCGCGCCGGCGATCAGCGCGGTGGGCAGCCGGAACGAGCGGTACCGGAACGCGGCGAAGGCCAGCTCGGCGCCGAGCCCCTGGATCAGGCCCTGCACGATGGTGACGCCGCCCCACTCCGAGCCGAGCAGCGCGGAGACCGTCGCCGCCACCGCCTCGCAGAAGAGCGCCGCGCCGGGCTTGCGGATCACCAGGCCGCCGAGGACGGCCGGGACCAGCCACACGCCGTACATGATCGCCTGGCCGGCGGGGAAGAAGGCGAACGCCGGGTCGACGGCCCGCCACAGCAGGCCCCAGGCCCAGAAGATGACGCCGAAGGCCACCGCGATCACGGCGGCGACGACGACGTCGACGGTACGCCACCGGGTGGCGGTGTTGTTGTCTCGCATGATTGCTCCCAGTCCCGAACGAGAACCAGGAGAAGACGCACGCCGCGCCCGGAACGTGCCGGACGTCGACGCGGCTGGAGGTCGACCGAACTCCCTGCGCTGGCATTACCCAGATCAGGTTCGAGGGTCTGCGGGCGGTGCCCGCACTCTCAGCGCTGTGCGCTCCCCTGTCGGATGTGAAGTTGTGGCCCGACGCTAACACCTTCGAAGATCATCGGGCAAAGTGATCTTTGCGCAGCTCACCAGCGCGTTCGATCGACGCCCCCGATCCCGGCCCGGTACTCTCGGGCGGCCACTGGGAATCCGGCAGAGGGACACGTACGTGACATCCGAGGCTGACCGCCGCGCGCCGGACGGGCCGCGCCCCGGCGCGGTGGACGTGGCCGCCCCGGGCGTACGCGAGGAGACGCCGGCGGCGCCCGGCGGCCCGGAGCGGCGGATCGGGTCGGTGGAGGTCCTCGCCGGCCTGCTGATCCTGCTGGTCGTCTTCCGCGAGCCGCTCGCCCGCGCCCTCTCCGCGCCCCGGTTGCAGACCTGGACCACCGTCTTCGTCTCGGTCATGGTGCAGGCGGTGCCGTTCCTGGTCTTCGGGGTGCTGCTCTCCGCGGTGATCGCCGTCTTCGTGCCCCGGTCGTTCTGGGCCCGGGCGCTGCCGCGTCATCCCGCGCTCGCGGTGCCGGTGGCCAGCGCGGCCGGCGTGGTGCTGCCCGGCTGCGAGTGCGGGGCGGTGCCGATCGCCGGGTCGCTGATCCGGCGCGGGGTCACCCCGGCCGCGGCGTTGGCGTTCCTGCTCGCCGCCCCGGCGATCAACCCGATCGTGCTCACCGCCACCGCGGTGGCCTTCCCCGACGACCCGGCGATGGTCCTGGGCCGGGCCGTCGCGAGCCTGGTCGTCGCGATGGTCATGGGCTGGCTGTGGCTGCGCCTCGGCCGGGCCGACTGGATCCGGCTGCCGCGCCGGCCGGAGCTGGACGACGGCCCACGCGGGCGGGCGTTCTGGGGGGCGGTGCGGCACGACGTCACGCACGCCGGCGGGTTCCTGGTGATCGGCGCGGCGGCTGCGGCCACGATCAACGTCGTGGTGCCGGAGCGCTGGTTGCAGACGCTCGCCGACGACCCCGTGCTCTCGGTGCTCGCGCTGGCCGTGCTCGCGGTGCTGCTCTCCCTCTGCTCGGAGGCGGACGCCTTCGTCGCCGCCTCGCTGTCGCAGTTCTCGCTGACCTCCCGACTGGTCTTCCTGGTGGTGGGGCCGATGGTCGACCTCAAGCTCATCTCGATGCAGGCCGGGGTCTTCGGCCGGCGGTTCGCGCTGCGGTTCGCCCCGACCACCTTCGCGGTGGCCGTCGCGGTGGCCGTCGGGACCGGGGCGGTGCTGCTGTGAACCGGCAGGCGCAGGCGGTCGTCCTGCTGCTGCTCGGGGGCGCGGTGGTCCGGGCCAGCCTCACCGACCTGCACCTGCGCTACGTCAAGGAAGGGCTGCGGCCCTTCCTGATCGCCGCCGGCCTGCTGCTGGTGGCCGCCGCGGTCATGACCCTCTTCTACGAGCTGCGCCCGCTCCTGCGGCGCACGCCCGCCGGCCACCACGACGGCCACGACGCTCAGGGCGACCAAGGCGCTCAGGGCGGCCACGACGGTGACGGCGGGCACGACGGCCACGGCCACGGCCACCACGAGCCCCGGGTCGGCTGGCTGCTGATCCTGCCCGTGCTGGGCCTGCTGCTGGTCGCCCCGCCGGCCCTGGGCTCGTACGCGGCCGGGCAGGCCGGCACCGCCGTCACCACCCGGCAGCAGCCGTCCGACTACCCGCCGCTGCCCGACGGCGACCCCGTGCGGGTGGCCGTGCTCGACTACGCCTCCCGGGCCCTGTTCGACCGGGGCACCTCGATCGG
Above is a genomic segment from Micromonospora sp. M71_S20 containing:
- a CDS encoding energy-coupling factor transporter transmembrane protein EcfT; amino-acid sequence: MISFEPVAAPEALLARRNPVAKLAAALVFSFILIATLDPVAPAIAIAVELALLPLFGVRLRVLARRAWPLLVGAVGVVVTLVLFAAERSGRVLVEAGPVVVTSGVLLTALGLVLRMFAVALPGVIVFATTDPTDLADALIQNAKAPARFAIGALAAFRLVPLLGQEWQMISMARRARGVEAGRNPLAKLRLFVSTAFALLVGAIRRGTRLAVAMDARGFDAGVPRTVARRQRFVAADGLLIAGAAVLAGAALTVSVLLGTFRPLIG
- a CDS encoding ABC transporter ATP-binding protein, encoding MGAVTLRGFGWRHAGRRAWAVRGVDLRVEVGERVLLLGPSGAGKSTLLAALAGLLPEDSGEQEGTVEIDGLDPRKGRERVGIVFQDPQTQLVMARSGDDVAFGLENRGTPAGEIWPRVDEALMRVGFPYPRDRPTAALSGGEQQRLALAGVLALRPGLLLLDEPTANLDPTGAALIRAAVAGALDADTTLILVEHRVAEALPLVDRVVVLEPGGGVRADGTPEAVFGTHGDALADEGVWVPGRPVPPRHATTPAGDVLLAADRLGLPPRLAPVDLAVRAGEALAVLGPNGAGKSTLALLLGGLLKPGVGRVTATTALAGGDARTPPHRWRAPALARRIGSVFQDPEHQFVTNTVFDELALGPRRTGQPEAAVGATVDGLLSRLRLTKLAAANPYTLSGGEARRLSVATALATAPRLLVCDEPTFGQDRRTWLELVDLFAELRDAGHGLVAVTHDAEFVAALADRRLTLERP
- a CDS encoding ECF transporter S component; the protein is MRDNNTATRWRTVDVVVAAVIAVAFGVIFWAWGLLWRAVDPAFAFFPAGQAIMYGVWLVPAVLGGLVIRKPGAALFCEAVAATVSALLGSEWGGVTIVQGLIQGLGAELAFAAFRYRSFRLPTALIAGALTGLGAALFDFFVWNSEYALGSYRIPYALLTIVSATVVAGAGGWALTRALATTGALDRFPAARDRTPV
- a CDS encoding permease; protein product: MAAPGVREETPAAPGGPERRIGSVEVLAGLLILLVVFREPLARALSAPRLQTWTTVFVSVMVQAVPFLVFGVLLSAVIAVFVPRSFWARALPRHPALAVPVASAAGVVLPGCECGAVPIAGSLIRRGVTPAAALAFLLAAPAINPIVLTATAVAFPDDPAMVLGRAVASLVVAMVMGWLWLRLGRADWIRLPRRPELDDGPRGRAFWGAVRHDVTHAGGFLVIGAAAAATINVVVPERWLQTLADDPVLSVLALAVLAVLLSLCSEADAFVAASLSQFSLTSRLVFLVVGPMVDLKLISMQAGVFGRRFALRFAPTTFAVAVAVAVGTGAVLL
- a CDS encoding TIGR03943 family protein, which encodes MNRQAQAVVLLLLGGAVVRASLTDLHLRYVKEGLRPFLIAAGLLLVAAAVMTLFYELRPLLRRTPAGHHDGHDAQGDQGAQGGHDGDGGHDGHGHGHHEPRVGWLLILPVLGLLLVAPPALGSYAAGQAGTAVTTRQQPSDYPPLPDGDPVRVAVLDYASRALFDRGTSIGDRRVQLTGFVTTGPDGRPLLARMVLSCCAADGRPVKLGLTGAAPDGLADDTWIEVIGRYSDRIARDPVNDAEIPYLDVESWRQVPVPRQQYE